One window of Dendrosporobacter quercicolus genomic DNA carries:
- a CDS encoding M20/M25/M40 family metallo-hydrolase: MINKQRMLAEFLDLLRIRCSSKAEREIGDLLKERLSQLGLSVFEDQAGSEIGGACGNIIGYLAGNVAGKSIMLSAHMDCVEPCAGVEPVVQDGLIKSAGNTILGADDKAGVAAILEGLRVVIENKLPHSGIQVVFTVSEEAGLDGSKHIRRSDLKASLGYALDSGGSPGQIITKAPGQNSIDVIIYGKTAHAGVAPEEGVNAIVMAGKALAELRQGRIDHETTANVGMISGGQATNIVPDRVELKCEARSRDIGKLAAQTEHMKHTFERVATQNGGRAQVEVRHAYDPFELADDSPVVALAVKAAGNIGLKAVLQATGGGSDANYFNFYGVPTAVLGVGMSKVHTAEEFIKEEDLYHSAELVVAIISAAVE, from the coding sequence ATGATTAATAAGCAGCGTATGTTGGCGGAATTTTTGGATTTGCTGCGGATTCGTTGTTCGTCCAAGGCTGAGCGTGAAATTGGGGATTTGCTGAAGGAACGCTTGTCTCAATTGGGTTTAAGCGTTTTTGAGGATCAGGCCGGTTCGGAAATTGGCGGCGCCTGCGGCAATATTATCGGCTATTTGGCGGGAAACGTGGCAGGTAAGAGTATTATGCTGAGCGCGCATATGGATTGCGTAGAGCCCTGCGCCGGGGTTGAACCAGTGGTGCAGGATGGCCTGATTAAATCGGCGGGCAATACTATTTTAGGCGCTGATGATAAAGCCGGGGTTGCCGCTATTTTGGAAGGTCTGCGGGTGGTAATTGAAAATAAATTGCCGCACAGCGGCATCCAGGTGGTTTTTACGGTTTCCGAAGAAGCCGGCCTGGATGGCTCAAAGCATATCAGGCGGTCCGATTTAAAGGCCAGCCTGGGGTATGCCTTGGATTCCGGCGGGTCGCCGGGGCAGATTATTACCAAAGCGCCTGGGCAAAACAGTATTGACGTGATTATTTACGGTAAGACGGCTCATGCCGGCGTAGCGCCTGAGGAAGGGGTGAATGCCATTGTTATGGCCGGCAAGGCTTTAGCTGAACTTAGGCAGGGGCGCATCGACCATGAGACGACCGCCAATGTCGGCATGATATCCGGCGGTCAGGCGACCAACATTGTCCCTGACCGGGTCGAGTTAAAATGTGAAGCCCGCAGCCGCGATATTGGCAAACTGGCCGCCCAGACCGAGCATATGAAACATACTTTTGAACGGGTAGCGACGCAAAACGGGGGCCGGGCCCAGGTGGAGGTCCGTCATGCGTATGACCCTTTTGAACTGGCCGACGACTCCCCGGTGGTGGCTCTGGCGGTGAAAGCTGCCGGCAATATCGGCTTAAAAGCCGTACTGCAGGCTACCGGGGGCGGCAGTGACGCCAATTATTTTAATTTTTATGGTGTGCCGACCGCGGTTTTGGGCGTAGGTATGAGCAAAGTGCATACGGCTGAAGAATTTATTAAAGAAGAAGATCTGTATCATTCGGCTGAGCTGGTGGTTGCCATCATTTCAGCGGCAGTTGAATGA
- a CDS encoding DNA polymerase IV — translation MQRWVIHVDMDAFYAAVEQRDHRELAGKPVIVGGLGSRGVVSTASYEAREFGVHSAMPMAEARRRCPQGIFLAGSHARYSEVSARIMTVLSGFSPLIEPLALDEAFLDVSGMEQLYPDIYQLAAEIKQRIRQTVGLVASVGAAENKFLAKLASELKKPDGLVVIAPGKALGVLESMPVSRLWGVGAATNKILRELGITTIGELARFDLALLIQHCGNIAQQLHALANGRDVRLVIAERPPQSVGKELTFAADLTGTDRLKAELLALAEKVGWRLRCSGYSGRTITVKIRYRSFRTITRSCTLSQSTNFDETIYLTACMIFDKCSHTEGIRLLGITVSSLQSGDQLTLFDESDKRRALYSTVDRLKSRFGEAIITKAQLLR, via the coding sequence ATGCAGCGTTGGGTTATTCATGTTGATATGGATGCGTTCTATGCAGCCGTTGAACAGCGGGATCATCGGGAACTGGCCGGAAAGCCGGTAATTGTTGGCGGTTTGGGCAGCCGCGGCGTTGTTTCCACCGCGTCTTATGAGGCGCGCGAATTTGGGGTACATTCGGCCATGCCAATGGCTGAGGCTCGCCGCCGGTGCCCGCAGGGGATTTTTCTGGCCGGAAGCCACGCCCGGTATAGTGAGGTTTCGGCCCGGATTATGACTGTGCTGTCAGGGTTCTCCCCCCTCATTGAACCGCTGGCGCTGGATGAAGCTTTTTTAGATGTCAGCGGCATGGAGCAGCTTTATCCGGATATATACCAGCTGGCTGCTGAAATTAAGCAGCGGATCAGGCAGACCGTTGGTCTGGTGGCATCTGTCGGGGCGGCTGAAAACAAATTTCTGGCAAAACTGGCTTCAGAGCTCAAAAAGCCGGACGGCCTGGTGGTTATCGCCCCGGGAAAAGCTTTGGGCGTGTTGGAAAGCATGCCTGTCAGCCGGCTATGGGGTGTTGGCGCTGCAACGAATAAAATTTTGCGGGAGCTGGGCATCACTACAATTGGTGAGCTGGCCCGGTTTGATTTAGCACTTCTCATTCAGCATTGCGGCAATATTGCCCAGCAGCTGCATGCTTTGGCTAACGGCCGGGACGTCCGGCTGGTTATCGCTGAACGTCCGCCTCAGTCCGTCGGCAAGGAGCTGACTTTTGCTGCTGATTTGACCGGGACGGACAGACTGAAAGCCGAATTGCTGGCGCTGGCCGAAAAAGTGGGCTGGCGCTTGCGCTGCTCGGGGTACAGCGGCCGGACAATTACGGTTAAAATAAGATACCGTTCGTTCCGGACAATTACCAGAAGCTGTACTTTATCGCAGTCAACAAACTTTGATGAAACTATTTATCTAACTGCCTGCATGATTTTTGACAAGTGCAGTCATACCGAGGGTATACGGCTGCTGGGCATTACGGTAAGCAGTCTGCAGTCCGGCGATCAACTGACGCTATTTGACGAAAGCGACAAACGGCGGGCTTTATATAGTACGGTTGACCGGCTGAAGTCGCGGTTTGGCGAGGCAATTATCACCAAAGCCCAATTGTTGCGCTAG